One Euphorbia lathyris chromosome 1, ddEupLath1.1, whole genome shotgun sequence DNA segment encodes these proteins:
- the LOC136223217 gene encoding sulfite reductase [ferredoxin], chloroplastic, producing the protein MTTSSFRATDAAVLKETKIQLRSFTGLRSSNSLALTRHVNVFSAPSSSRPSLIRAVSTPVKPETEIKRSKVEIIKEHSNFIRYPLNEELLTEAPNINESAIQLIKFHGSYQQYNRDERGGKSYSFMLRTKNPCGYVSNKLYLTMDDLADEFGIKTLRLTTRQTFQLHGVLKKDLKTVMSRIIHSMGSTLGACGDLNRNVLAPAAPFARKDYQFAQKTAEDIAALLTPQSGFYYDMWVDGEKFMSAEPPEVVKARNDNSHGTNFPDSAEPIYGTQFLPRKFKIAVTVPTDNSVDILTNDIGVAVVTDADGEPQGFNLYVGGGMGRTHRQESTFPRLAEPLGYVPKEDILYAVKAIVVTQRENGRRDDRKYSRMKYLISSWGIEKFRSVVEQYYGRKFEPCRELPEWEFKSYLGWHEQGDGGLFCGLHVESGRIGGKMKKTLREVIEKYNIDVRLTPNQNIILCGIRKAWKRPITAALAQAGLLQPKYVDPLNLTAMACPALPLCPLAITEAERGIPDLIKRVRAVFEKVGLKYSESVVIRVTGCPNGCARPYMAELGFVGDGPNSYQIWLGGTPNQTALASTFMNKVKIHDLEKVLEPLFYHWKRKRESKESFGSFSTRMGFEKLQEWVDNWKGVVSAPPKYNLRLFADKETYNKIDDLAKLQNKTAHQLAIEVIRNYVAAQENGKGE; encoded by the exons ATGACGACGTCGTCGTTTCGAGCTACGGACGCTGCGGTGTTGAAAGAAACTAAGATCCAATTGCGCAGCTTTACTGGTTTGAGGTCTTCGAATTCGCTTGCTTTAACCAGGCATGTTAATGTGTTTTCTGCTCCTTCTTCTTCCAGACCTTCGCTTATACGAGCTGTTTCCACG CCAGTGAAGCCTGAGACGGAGATTAAGCGGAGTAAGGTTGAAATAATCAAAGAACACAGCAACTTCATCAGGTACCCGCTCAATGAGGAGTTGCTGACAGAGGCCCCAAACATCAACGAGTCTGCTATCCAATTGATCAAGTTCCACGGGAGCTATCAGCAGTATAACAGAGATGAAAGAGGCGGAAAATCCTATTCATTTATGCTTCGTACTAAGAACCCTTGTGGATATGTCTCAAACAAATTGTACTTGACCATGGATGATCTTGCTGATGAATTTGGAATTAAAACACTCCGTTTGACAACCAGGCAAACATTTCAGCTCCATGGTGTTTTAAAGAAGGACCTTAAGACTGTTATGAGTAGGATCATTCATAGCATGGGTTCAACTCTTGGTGCATGTGGTGATCTCAATAGGAATGTTTTGGCTCCTGCTGCTCCTTTTGCGAGAAAAGATTATCAGTTTGCGCAGAAAACTGCTGAGGATATTGCTGCATTGCTAACTCCCCAATCCGGTTTCTACTATGATATGTGGGTGGATGGGGAGAAATTCATGTCAGCAGAACCTCCTGAGGTAGTGAAGGCTCGGAATGATAATTCTCATGGAACAAATTTCCCCGACTCAGCAGAGCCCATTTATGGAACCCAATTCTTGCCTAGGAAATTTAAAATTGCAGTCACTGTGCCAACAGATAACTCTGTGGATATTCTCACAAATGATATTGGTGTTGCTGTGGTTACTGATGCTGATGGAGAGCCTCAAGGTTTCAACTTATAT GTTGGTGGTGGCATGGGAAGAACACATAGACAGGAGAGCACCTTTCCTCGTTTGGCTGAACCATTGGGTTATGTACCAAAAGAAGACATTTTATATGCAGTGAAAGCTATTGTTGTTACACAGAGAGAAAATGGGAGGAGAGATGATCGCAAGTATAGTAGAATGAAATACTTGATCAGCTCGTGGGGGATTGAGAAGTTTAGAAGTGTTGTTGAGCAATATTATGGAAGGAAATTTGAGCCTTGCCGTGAGTTACCTGAGTGGGAATTCAAAAGTTATTTGGGTTGGCACGAGCAG GGTGATGGTGGTTTGTTCTGTGGGCTTCATGTTGAGAGCGGTCGAATTGgaggaaaaatgaagaaaacacTGAGGGAAGTAATAGAGAAGTACAATATAGATGTGCGTCTCACACCAAATCAGAACATTATCTTGTGTGGTATTCGCAAAGCATGGAAGCGCCCCATAACCGCAGCTCTTGCACAGGCTGGATTGCTG CAACCCAAGTATGTAGACCCCCTCAATTTAACAGCAATGGCATGTCCAGCTTTACCACTTTGCCCATTAGCAATAACTGAAGCTGAGCGGGGAATACCTGACCTCATCAAGCGGGTTAGAGCTGTATTTGAGAAG GTTGGTCTGAAGTACAGCGAATCCGTGGTAATAAGGGTCACAGGCTGTCCCAATGGTTGTGCCAGACCATACATGGCTGAACTTGGATTTGTCGGTGATGGTCCCAATAGCTATCAG ATTTGGCTTGGGGGAACACCCAATCAAACTGCATTGGCAAGTACCTTCATGAATAAGGTTAAGATTCATGACCTTGAAAAAGTTCTTGAACCCCTGTTTTATCATTGGAAAAGAAAACGAGAATCAAAAGAATCATTCGGCAGCTTCTCAACACGCATG GGATTTGAGAAACTTCAAGAATGGGTTGACAACTGGAAAGGAGTAGTGTCTGCACCACCTAAATACAACTTGAGGCTCTTCGCTGATAAGGAAACGTATAACAAAATAGATGATCTTGCAAAGTTGCAGAACAAGACAGCTCATCAATTAGCTATTGAAGTCATTCGTAATTACGTTGCTGCCCAGGAAAACGGGAAAGGCGAATGA
- the LOC136223242 gene encoding photosystem II 5 kDa protein, chloroplastic, protein MDDSLQITILLSFLTWYVKIQISNNTSQREKQTEIAEMASMTMTASFLAGSTITKQPLTAPRRGLIVAKASNGERVNVEMKNKEEESVNGRRDLVFAAAAAAAAISFGKVAMADDEPQRGSPEAKKKYGPICVTMPTARICRK, encoded by the coding sequence ATGGATGATAGTCTCCAAATCACAATCCTATTATCATTTCTCACTTGGTATGTAAAAATTCAGATATCAAATAACACATCACAGAGAGAGAAGCAAACTGAAATTGCAGAGATGGCATCAATGACCATGACAGCCTCATTCCTAGCTGGTTCAACAATTACCAAACAACCCTTGACAGCTCCACGAAGAGGTCTGATCGTGGCTAAAGCCTCAAATGGAGAAAGGGTGAATGTGGAGATGAAGAacaaggaagaagaaagtgttAATGGAAGGAGGGATTTGGTGtttgcagcagcagcagctgcTGCTGCAATTTCATTTGGAAAAGTTGCAATGGCTGATGATGAGCCGCAGAGAGGGTCACCAGAAGCTAAGAAGAAGTATGGTCCTATTTGTGTTACAATGCCTACTGCTCGCATTTGTCGCAAGTGA